Genomic segment of Geothermobacter ehrlichii:
GCATGAGTCACGACGGTTCTCCTTGCGCCGGCAGGGTGACGATCCGGTCGTCGGCCGGCGAAAGCCGGATGCCGCCCTCGGGGTCGACCGCCCAGGTATTTTCGATGCCGACCACGCCGTGACCGTCGAGCAGGAATTTCGGCTCGATGGCGATGGTCTGGTTCTGCTGCAGTGGCACGTCGAAGCCCTTGGCCAGCACCGGCATTTCGTCCAGCTCGAGTCCGACGCCGTGGCCGACGAACTTGGCCTGCTCGCCCGGAACGCCCATGAAGCATTCCCCCAGCCCGGCCTCGGCGGCGATACTGCTGGCCAGGTCGAACAGCTCCGAGGCGATGGCGCCCGGACGCAGGGCGGCGATGACCTGCCGCTGGATTTCAAGGGCGGTGTCGAAGGCGTGCTGGACGTCGGGATGGATGCTTCCGGGGACGAAAATCCGGCTCATGTCGACGATGTAGCCGTCGTAGACCGCGGTGTAGTCGACCATCAGCGGCATGTCCGGCCGGATGACGGCGGTCGAGGCACCGTGGGGGGAGGCGGCGCTCAGGCCGCAGCCGGTGACGGCACCGTCGAAGAATCCCGGCTGGTTGGCGCTGCCGCCGGCGACCAGCAGCCCCTGGAAGAGCTCCTGGTTGTAGGCGCGCATCCTGACGTAGCCCTCGCTGCCGAGCTTGCGCGAACGGCATTCGAACTCGGCCGCCAGGTCGACCTCGCGCATTCCCGGCTGGTAGAAATCGGGCACCTGGGCGAACACCTTGCTCAGCTGCTCGCCGGCGTGGCGGATCTTCTCGACCTCGAAGGGCGACTTGACCGAGCGCAGGTTGCGGTTGATGCCGGAGATGTCGACAAACTCGCGTTCGGGCAGCACCTTCTTCAGATAGTCGAGCTGGGCGATCGGCAGCACGTCGCAGGTCAGGCCGATGCGCTGCCCCGGCCGGCCGACCAGCTCGGTCAGCTGGCGGCTGGAGGGGAAGGGACGCAAATCGTCGATGCAGCTCTCCTGCCGGGCGCGGGTCAGGCTCTTGCGGATCAGCAGCAGCGGCTCGCCGCTCTGCGGCACCCAGAGCATGCCGTTCTGCCGGGTGCCGGCGAAGTAGTAAAGGTCGATCGGGTAGAGGATCAGCGCCCCGTCCAGCTCCTTGCGCTGCAGCTGTTGCTGGAGGTTGGCGATGCGGACCTGGCATTCGGTTTTCAGGGCCATGGGAACATCCTTTCGGGGGAGTCGGAAGTCAGAATTTGAAGCCTCTGCTGCATTCTGACTCCTGTCTCCTGGATTCTCAAGATGTTACATGTTTCTCCGGTACTGTCCTCCCACCTCGTACAGGGCGCGGGTCATCTGCCCCAGAGAGGCGACCTTTACCGTCTCCATCAGCTCGGCGAAGATGTTGCCGCCGCTGACCGCCACCTGCTTGAGCCGCTGCAGTGCCTCCGGCGCCTTGTCGGCGTTGCGCTGCTGGAAGGCGCGCAGATTGGTCAGCTGCAGCTGTTTCTCCTCTTCGGTGGAGCGGGCCAGCTCGCCCGGAATCTCGTAGCCCTCTTCCTCGACCCGCGGGTTGAGGTAGGTGTTGACGCCGATGATCGGCAGCTCTCCGGTGTGCTTCTTGTGCTCGTAGAGCATCGATTCGTCCTGGATCTTGCCGCGCTGGTACTGGGTTTCCATCGCTCCGAGCACGCCGCCGCGCTGGCTGATGCGCTCGAACTCGCACAGCACCGCCTCTTCGACCAGGTCGGTCAGCTCCTCGATGATGAAGGAGCCCTGCAGCGGGTTCTCGTTCTTCGCCAGGCCGAACTCCTTGTTGATGATCATCTGGATCGCCATCGCCCGCCGCACCGATTCCTCGGTCGGGGTGGTGATCGCCTCGTCGTAGGCGTTGGTGTGCAGCGAGTTGCAGTTGTCGTAGATCGCCATCAGCGCCTGCAGGGTGGTGCGGATGTCGTTGAAGGCCATCTCCTGGGCGTGCAGCGAGCGGCCCGAGGTCTGGATGTGGTACTTGAGCATCTGGCTGCGCTTGTTGGCGCCGTACTTGTCGCGCATCACCACCGCCCAGATGCGACGCGCCACCCGGCCGATCACCGAATATTCGGGGTCGAGGCCGTTGCTGAAGAAGAAGGAGAGGTTGGGCGCGAAATCGTCGATGTGCATGCCGCGGGCGAGGTAGTACTCGACGTAGGTGAAACCGTTGGCCAGGGTGAAGGCGAGCTGGCTGATCGGGTTGGCGCCGGCCTCGGCGATGTGGTAGCCGCTGATCGACACCGAGTAGTAGTTGCGCACATTGTTGTCGATGAAATACTGCTGCACGTCGCCCATCATGCGCAGGGCGAACTCGGTGGAGAAGATGCAGGTGTTCTGCCCCTGGTCTTCCTTGAGGATGTCGGCCTGCACCGTGCCGCGCACCGTCTGCAGGGTCCAGGCCCTGATTCTGTGGTACTCGTCGGCGTCCGGCTCGCGGCCGTTCTCCTTGCGGAACTTCTCCACCTGCTGGCGGATGGCGGTATTGAGGAACATGGCCAGGATCATCGGCGCCGGACCGTTGATGGTCAGTGAAACCGAGGTCATCGGATCGCACAGGTCGAAGCCGGCGAAGAGCTTGTCCATGTCGTCGAGGGTGCAGATGGAGACGCCGCTCATGCCGATCTTGCCGTAGATGTCGGGCCGCTCGTCCGGGTCTTCGCCGTAGAGGGTGATGCTGTCGAAGGCGGTCGACAGGCGCTTGGCCGGATCGTCCTTGGTCAGAAAGTGGAAGCGGCGGTTGGTCCGCTCGGGCGTCCCTTCACCGGCGAACTGCCGCTTGGGGTCTTCGGCGGTGCGCTTGAAGGGGAACAGGCCGGCAGTGTAGGGGAAGAAGCCGGGGGCGTTCTCCTTCATGCACCAGCGGACGATCTCGCCGTAGTCGGCGAAGTCGGGCAGGCAGACCTTGGGAATGCGGGTGCCGGAGATGGTGGTGGTGAACAGCTCGTTGCGCAGCTCCCTGTCACGCACCCTGGTCACCATGACATCCTGGCGGTAGGCCTTTTTCAGCTCCGGCCATTTCTCCAGCGTCTGCCGGGTTTCGGCGGACAGCCTGTCGCGGGTCTGCTCGATCAGCTCGTCGAGGCTGGCCGCCGGATCGGGCAGCAGCTTTTTCGCCCCTTCGAGCTGGAAGAGCTGGCGGGCGAGCTCGGTCTGCCGCTCCACCTGTTGCCGGTAGTTGCGGATGGTGTGGGAAATCTCGCCCAGGTAGCTGGTCTTTTCCGGCGGGATGATGCGCTGGGCGAGGCTGTCCTGGTCGCCGATCTCGATCCGGCTCTGCCAGCCGGTTCGGCACTTCTCGTTCAGCTTGTCGATCAGGGCGCGGTAGAGGCGGTTGGTGCCGGCGTCGTTGAACTGACTGGCGATGGTGCCGTAGACCGGCAGCTCCTCGTCGGCCGCCTCGAACAGCTTGCGGTTGCGGCGCACCTGCTTGCGCACGTTGCGCAGGGCGTCCTCGGCGCCCCGCTTTTCCATCTTGTTCAGGGCGACCAGATCGGCGAAGTCGAGCATGTCGATCTTTTCCAGCTGGGTCGGGGCGCCGAACTCGCTGGTCATGACGTAGAGCGAGACGTCGCAGACCTCGATGATGCCGGTGTCGCCCTGGCCGATGCCGCTGGTTTCGACGATGATCAGGTCGAAGTTGGCGGCCTTCAGAACGGTCATCGCCTCGCGGATGGCGGCCGACAGTTCGCTGCGCGAATCGCGGGTCGCCAGCGAGCGCATGTAGACGCGCGGGTTGTTGATGGCGTTCATGCGGATGCGGTCGCCGAGCAGGGCGCCGCCGGTCCGCTTGCGGGTCGGGTCGACGGAGAGGATGGCGATGTGCTTGTCGGTGAAGTCGTTCAGAAAGCGCCGCACCAGCTCGTCGGTCAGCGAGCTCTTGCCGGCGCCGCCGGTGCCGGTGATGCCGACCACCGGCACCTCCCTGGCCAGCTCCTTCACCCGGTCGTGGGCCGCCTGCAGCTCGCCGTTCGCTTCGGTGACCAGCTGCTCGGCGCAGGTGATCATGCGGGCGATGGCCTGGTGGTCGCCGGCGGGAAGCATCTCCAGGTCGCGGCCGATTCTCCGCGGCGGTGCGAAATCGCACTGCTGCAGCTTGTAGTTGATCATTCCCTGCAGGCCCATGCGGCGGCCGTCCTCGGGCGAGAAGATCTTGCAGATGCCGTAATCCTCCAGCTCCCGGATCTCGTCGGGAATGATGACCCCGCCGCCGCCGCCGAAGATCTTGATGTGGCCGGAACCGTATTCCTGCAGCAGGTCGTACATGTACTTGAAGAATTCGAGATGCCCGCCCTGGTAGGAGCTGACGGCGATGCCCTGCACGTCTTCCTGGATGGCGGTCAGCACGATTTCCTGCGCCGACCGGTTGTGCCCCAGGTGGACGACCTCGGCGCCGGAATCCTGCAGCAGCCGGCGCATGATGTTGATCGACACGTCATGCCCGTCGAACAGGCTGGTGGCGGTGACGAAACGTATGTGATGTTTGGGGCGATAGGGTTCCTGTTCCATGTCGCGGCTCCTTGCGGAAATTGATGAATTTGTCCAAACGACGTTTTAGCAACCTTTGTGCCACGCCCGTCGCCGGGCGGCCCGGATGCCGGGCCGATGACTCCGGACCGGTCCCCGGGGGGATGGCGCAAGGGGGCAATGTCGATAACGGGAGTGACGAATCTGTCTACTTTTGTTGACACCCGGGAGCTTCCTTGTTGAAAAATCTTGGAAAAATGGTGGCTTCTCGTCATGACGGCACAAGGGCAGGCTGGAGGCGGCGCCAGAGCGCGTCTGGTGCCGTTAAACATTTCTTTTGCGTTAAAATATAAAACACTGTATTATTTTTGTTCGCATCCGGGCGCGGGGCCCGGCACTGCCGCCGACGGTCGCCATTTTGCCTGTCGACTGGAGGAGTTGGTCATGGATTTCGTGTTGCAGGCCCGGGAAGCCGGGTTCGATGTCGGTTCGCTGGAGTTGCCGGCCGAGAGCTGGCTGGTCGTTCTCGACGAAGAGCAGCGCATCGTGCTCAGCAACGAGGATTCCTTTGCCTTTGTCGGCAAGCGGCCGGAAGAGCTCGTCGGCAAGCGCCTCGGTCACGTCATTTCTCTCGGTTTTCTTCTCCCTTTCATTGTCCGGGGGGTCAGTTTCCAGGAACAGCCGGTCTGGATCGACGGCGCCAAGTATTACTGCAATTACATGCCGTTCGGCCGGAACGGACAGGCCACCGGCGGCTGTTTCTGTCTGCTGCGCCGGGAGCAGGTGTCGGACGGACTGCTCGAGCTTCCGGGGCTTGTCGGCAGCCTGCCTGCCGGCGTCGACATGTCGGGTGACAGCCTGATCATGGTCAACACCGAGGGAGTGATCACCATGATCAGCCAGCCTTTCGCCGATGTTCTCGGCCTGGCGGCGGGAGAGATGCTCGGCCGGCACGTGCTGCAGGCCTATCCCAATTCCAATCCCTCGCGCCTGCCGTCGGTCATGGACAAGGGGCTGGCCGAAGAGGCCGAACCTCACCTGCTCAACGGCCGTCACGCCATCGTCAGCCGCTATCCCCTGTTCCGCGACGGCGAGGTGGTCGGGGGCTGGGGCAGGATTCTGTTCAGTGATGCCCGCGAGCTGTTCCAGATGGCGGAAAAGGTCCAGGCCTATGTCCGGCCGCCGGCACGCAGGAAGGTGTCCCGGCGAGGCGGCAACGCCCACTGCTTCAAGTACGACTGCAACAGCATCATCGGCCAGAGCCGGGTGATGAAGGATCTGAAGGAGCGTCTGTTGCGCATCGCCCGACGGCCGTCCAACGTGTTGCTGCTGGGGGAGAGCGGCACCGGCAAGGAGCTGTTCGCCCATGCCGTTCATGCCGCCAGCCAGCGCCGCTACGGGCCTTTCGTCCGGGTCAACTGCGCCGCCATTCCCGATCATCTGCTCGAGTCGGAACTGTTCGGCTATGTCGAGGGAGCCTTCACCGGGGCGCGCAAGGGTGGCCAGGTCGGCAAGTTCGAGCAGGCTGACGGCGGCACCATCTTTCTCGACGAGATCAGCGATATGCCGCTGGTGATGCAGGCCAAGCTGTTGCGCGTGCTGCAGGAGAAGGAGGTGACGCCCCTGGGCGGCACCGGCACCCGCAGCATCGACATGCGGGTGATCGCCGCCACCAACGTCGACCTCGAGGAGCGGGTGCGGGAGGGGCGGTTCCGCACCGACCTCTATTACCGGCTCAACGTCATCTCGCTCGAGATCCCGCCGTTGCGCAACCGGCGGGAGGATATCTATTTCATCGCCAAGCACCTGATCGACGACTTCAACGCCGAATTCGGCATGGCCATTCAGGGGCTGGACGACGAGGCGTGGAAGCTGCTGGAAAGTTACGACTTTCCCGGCAACGTCCGTGAGTTGCGCAACATCATCG
This window contains:
- a CDS encoding M24 family metallopeptidase; this translates as MALKTECQVRIANLQQQLQRKELDGALILYPIDLYYFAGTRQNGMLWVPQSGEPLLLIRKSLTRARQESCIDDLRPFPSSRQLTELVGRPGQRIGLTCDVLPIAQLDYLKKVLPEREFVDISGINRNLRSVKSPFEVEKIRHAGEQLSKVFAQVPDFYQPGMREVDLAAEFECRSRKLGSEGYVRMRAYNQELFQGLLVAGGSANQPGFFDGAVTGCGLSAASPHGASTAVIRPDMPLMVDYTAVYDGYIVDMSRIFVPGSIHPDVQHAFDTALEIQRQVIAALRPGAIASELFDLASSIAAEAGLGECFMGVPGEQAKFVGHGVGLELDEMPVLAKGFDVPLQQNQTIAIEPKFLLDGHGVVGIENTWAVDPEGGIRLSPADDRIVTLPAQGEPS
- the icmF gene encoding fused isobutyryl-CoA mutase/GTPase IcmF, producing the protein MEQEPYRPKHHIRFVTATSLFDGHDVSINIMRRLLQDSGAEVVHLGHNRSAQEIVLTAIQEDVQGIAVSSYQGGHLEFFKYMYDLLQEYGSGHIKIFGGGGGVIIPDEIRELEDYGICKIFSPEDGRRMGLQGMINYKLQQCDFAPPRRIGRDLEMLPAGDHQAIARMITCAEQLVTEANGELQAAHDRVKELAREVPVVGITGTGGAGKSSLTDELVRRFLNDFTDKHIAILSVDPTRKRTGGALLGDRIRMNAINNPRVYMRSLATRDSRSELSAAIREAMTVLKAANFDLIIVETSGIGQGDTGIIEVCDVSLYVMTSEFGAPTQLEKIDMLDFADLVALNKMEKRGAEDALRNVRKQVRRNRKLFEAADEELPVYGTIASQFNDAGTNRLYRALIDKLNEKCRTGWQSRIEIGDQDSLAQRIIPPEKTSYLGEISHTIRNYRQQVERQTELARQLFQLEGAKKLLPDPAASLDELIEQTRDRLSAETRQTLEKWPELKKAYRQDVMVTRVRDRELRNELFTTTISGTRIPKVCLPDFADYGEIVRWCMKENAPGFFPYTAGLFPFKRTAEDPKRQFAGEGTPERTNRRFHFLTKDDPAKRLSTAFDSITLYGEDPDERPDIYGKIGMSGVSICTLDDMDKLFAGFDLCDPMTSVSLTINGPAPMILAMFLNTAIRQQVEKFRKENGREPDADEYHRIRAWTLQTVRGTVQADILKEDQGQNTCIFSTEFALRMMGDVQQYFIDNNVRNYYSVSISGYHIAEAGANPISQLAFTLANGFTYVEYYLARGMHIDDFAPNLSFFFSNGLDPEYSVIGRVARRIWAVVMRDKYGANKRSQMLKYHIQTSGRSLHAQEMAFNDIRTTLQALMAIYDNCNSLHTNAYDEAITTPTEESVRRAMAIQMIINKEFGLAKNENPLQGSFIIEELTDLVEEAVLCEFERISQRGGVLGAMETQYQRGKIQDESMLYEHKKHTGELPIIGVNTYLNPRVEEEGYEIPGELARSTEEEKQLQLTNLRAFQQRNADKAPEALQRLKQVAVSGGNIFAELMETVKVASLGQMTRALYEVGGQYRRNM
- a CDS encoding sigma 54-interacting transcriptional regulator, with the translated sequence MDFVLQAREAGFDVGSLELPAESWLVVLDEEQRIVLSNEDSFAFVGKRPEELVGKRLGHVISLGFLLPFIVRGVSFQEQPVWIDGAKYYCNYMPFGRNGQATGGCFCLLRREQVSDGLLELPGLVGSLPAGVDMSGDSLIMVNTEGVITMISQPFADVLGLAAGEMLGRHVLQAYPNSNPSRLPSVMDKGLAEEAEPHLLNGRHAIVSRYPLFRDGEVVGGWGRILFSDARELFQMAEKVQAYVRPPARRKVSRRGGNAHCFKYDCNSIIGQSRVMKDLKERLLRIARRPSNVLLLGESGTGKELFAHAVHAASQRRYGPFVRVNCAAIPDHLLESELFGYVEGAFTGARKGGQVGKFEQADGGTIFLDEISDMPLVMQAKLLRVLQEKEVTPLGGTGTRSIDMRVIAATNVDLEERVREGRFRTDLYYRLNVISLEIPPLRNRREDIYFIAKHLIDDFNAEFGMAIQGLDDEAWKLLESYDFPGNVRELRNIIESAFNMTDGPLIRAADLPPTIRRTRPGAAGGKAVIPARDELLSAIGQKSLQEILEEMERQLIEASLERVGGNKLSAANVLGISRPGLYKKLNKYNIQ